Proteins encoded by one window of Lycium barbarum isolate Lr01 chromosome 11, ASM1917538v2, whole genome shotgun sequence:
- the LOC132619517 gene encoding probable protein S-acyltransferase 6: MWLPCRNLLKKSAEVAQVDAVIEIVESQNLSLEEVEIDFLAKIKKMLFNLWRNVVGTRTLNEDNVTQNSPGDRTKRVRLYHVWPGKNVFFLKGLLICGPDPRRLLLTIVSISLSSLVFSVYVAKDIKYSSIIVSFCLLLTLIVFANLIIVSVIDPGIIPRNDELPSPESTKNGRIRSKRVIIDGLELKLKYCRSCNIYRPPRSCHCVVCDNCVEKFDHHCPWIGQCIGLRNYRLYVLLLVMATIYFVYIFAFACLRMHHQKNVGNGMGLIGLVRDCPETLVLACFSFASSCFVSGLTCYHVYLIATNQTAYENFRQLYGSTKIPFDKGVVNNIKEVLLAPWRPSRINFRSEICGTDHTEYVIEH; encoded by the exons ATGTGGCTTCCTTGCAGAAACCTACTGAAGAAAAGCGCAGAAGTTGCACAAGTGGATGCGGTCATTGAAATAGTGGAATCTCAGAATTTGTCGTTAGAGGAAGTTGAGATTGATTTTCTcgcaaaaattaagaaaatgctATTCAACTTATGGCGTAACGTTGTTGGGACTAGAACACTTAACGAAGATAATGTAACACAAAATAGTCCTGGAGATCGAACCAAACGAGTCAGATTATATCACGTTTGGCCAGGAAAGAAT GTATTTTTCCTAAAAGGGTTACTGATATGTGGGCCGGATCCAAGAAGGTTGCTATTAACAATAGTCTCTATTAGTCTATCAAGTTTGGTTTTTTCTGTTTATGTTGCAAAGGATATAAAATATTCCAGCATCATAGTCAGTTTCTGTTTGCTATTGACCTTAATT GTTTTTGCTAACTTAATAATTGTTAGTGTCATTGATCCTGGAATTATCCCAAGAAACGATGAATTACCATCACCTGAATCGACCAAAAATGGCAGAATTAGAAGCAAAAGAGTAATTATTGATGGTTTGGAACTGAAATTGAAATATTGCCGTAGTTGTAACATATATCGTCCGCCTAGGAGCTGCCATTGCGTTGTGTGTGACAATTGTGTCGAGAAATTTGACCATCATTGCCCTTGGATTGGTCAATGCATTGGACTG AGGAATTATCGACTTTATGTGTTGCTATTGGTTATGGCAACTATTTACTTCGTGTATATATTTGCCTTCGCATGCCTAAGAATGCATCATCAAAAGAATGTTGGCAATGGCATGGGGTTGATTGGTTTGGTGCGAGATTGCCCAGAGACACTGGTATTGGCATGTTTCAGTTTTGCTTCTTCGTGTTTTGTTAGTGGCTTGACTTGTTATCATGTCTATCTGATTGCTACAAATCAG ACAGCTTATGAGAATTTTAGGCAGCTGTACGGAAGCACTAAAATTCCATTTGACAAAGGAGTTGTGAATAATATTAAGGAGGTTTTACTTGCACCCTGGAGGCCTTCAAGGATCAATTTTCGATCAGAAATATGTGGAACTGATCATACTGAATATGTCATAGAACATTGA